In Gemmobacter sp., a single genomic region encodes these proteins:
- a CDS encoding ATP-binding protein: MRPLPRFRNLSVTLRVPLVMAGLMILLGFLASQSVLSALGRVQDARLSETARLHVEGLSVALGPSVLRQDVWEVYDILDRARSAYDGQRLLLSIVADERGRILAATNPRRAPVGEAIEGFEVGAVPPGAVRMTGDPLLRVAAPLLFQGRQIGQIVTELDVTDLLAERRNVSMWLLFGNAAATALLAFGGWLAVARILRPVGALVSAMDDSKGAPRPIAETDIPRGDPGLSRLISTYNRMTTAVESRAEAERRLAERERFVSLGRLSSSLAHEVNNPLGGLLNAADTILSYSDRPEVVRQSAELMQRGLSHLRDVTRAILDENRLDRVGQALRPEDLEDLKLLFEPEVASRAQSLIWNVEVGSTGMTGLPAAPVRQIVLNLLLNAGAAAGQHGQVGLDVTVGEGQLVIEITDTGPGLGQADLGRLLASGPLPPGGGVGLRLVHDLVSKLDGEVHHDRVGDKTHVRVTLPLRDAINA; encoded by the coding sequence ATGAGACCATTGCCGCGCTTTCGTAACCTGTCCGTGACCCTGCGTGTGCCGCTGGTGATGGCGGGCCTGATGATCCTGCTTGGATTTCTGGCGAGCCAAAGCGTCCTCTCCGCCCTTGGCCGGGTGCAGGATGCCCGCCTGTCCGAGACCGCAAGACTTCATGTCGAGGGCCTGTCCGTCGCCCTCGGACCGTCCGTGCTCCGGCAGGACGTCTGGGAAGTCTACGACATTCTGGACCGAGCGCGTTCGGCTTATGATGGACAGAGATTGCTCCTGTCGATTGTGGCCGACGAGCGCGGGCGTATCCTGGCCGCCACGAACCCGCGTCGCGCGCCTGTGGGTGAAGCCATCGAAGGGTTCGAGGTGGGTGCGGTTCCCCCGGGGGCCGTTCGCATGACCGGTGACCCTTTGCTTCGAGTCGCCGCTCCGCTTCTGTTTCAGGGCCGTCAGATCGGTCAGATCGTGACCGAACTGGATGTGACCGATCTTCTGGCCGAGCGCCGGAATGTGTCGATGTGGCTTCTCTTCGGAAATGCTGCGGCCACTGCGCTCCTCGCCTTCGGTGGCTGGCTGGCCGTTGCGCGAATCCTTCGACCCGTCGGCGCTTTGGTGTCAGCCATGGACGACTCCAAGGGCGCACCTAGACCTATTGCCGAAACTGATATTCCGCGTGGCGATCCGGGGCTGTCACGGCTCATCTCGACCTACAACCGCATGACCACGGCTGTCGAAAGCCGCGCAGAGGCAGAGCGCCGTCTGGCAGAGCGCGAACGATTTGTCAGCCTTGGCAGACTGTCCTCGTCGCTCGCACATGAGGTGAACAATCCGTTGGGCGGTCTGCTCAATGCGGCCGACACCATCCTCTCCTATTCAGACCGGCCCGAAGTCGTGCGGCAATCGGCAGAGCTGATGCAGCGAGGCCTCTCGCATCTACGGGATGTGACCCGGGCCATTCTGGATGAAAACCGCCTTGACCGCGTCGGCCAGGCATTGCGTCCCGAGGACCTTGAAGATCTCAAGCTGCTGTTCGAGCCCGAGGTCGCCAGCCGCGCGCAAAGCCTGATTTGGAATGTCGAAGTGGGATCGACAGGCATGACGGGTCTTCCTGCTGCGCCTGTCCGGCAAATCGTCTTGAATCTCCTCCTCAATGCGGGCGCTGCGGCCGGTCAGCACGGCCAGGTCGGTCTGGATGTTACGGTAGGCGAGGGACAGCTCGTCATTGAAATCACTGACACTGGCCCCGGCTTGGGACAGGCCGATCTTGGCCGGCTGCTGGCATCGGGTCCGCTACCACCGGGTGGTGGGGTAGGCCTGCGCCTCGTGCACGATCTGGTGTCAAAGCTTGACGGCGAGGTCCATCATGATCGGGTGGGCGACAAGACACATGTCCGCGTCACTCTGCCCCTGAGGGATGCAATAAATGCTTGA
- a CDS encoding PhnD/SsuA/transferrin family substrate-binding protein, giving the protein MKSRRRALLMGLAAAAAPFVVTRGWAQGPAPFRFALTPVFLDNDAAVISALRAALAEGMGQDIELVQRRTYQEISGALLDGSVDAAWTCGFPYLQHKAELSLLGVPVWQGRPLYQSYLIVAQDDPATALSDLRGGAHAFSDPDSNSGFLVTASDLVRDGQTPDNFFSRVIFTYGHRNVVRSVAGGLTRSGSVDGYVWEALSSAEPDLTARTKVVVRSEWLGFPPMVAKADRMEEPSVMACRAALLGLSATAQGREALKLLSLDGIEPGEDALFDGIAARMAVLSGG; this is encoded by the coding sequence ATGAAAAGCAGGCGTCGCGCTTTGCTGATGGGGCTGGCCGCCGCGGCCGCGCCCTTCGTTGTGACTCGAGGCTGGGCTCAAGGCCCGGCACCCTTCAGATTTGCACTGACGCCAGTCTTCCTCGACAACGACGCGGCAGTCATTTCTGCCCTTCGCGCCGCTTTGGCCGAAGGCATGGGTCAAGACATTGAACTCGTCCAGCGACGGACTTATCAGGAGATCTCGGGCGCGCTTCTCGACGGTTCCGTGGATGCCGCCTGGACATGCGGCTTTCCCTATCTACAGCATAAGGCCGAACTTTCGCTCCTCGGCGTGCCGGTCTGGCAAGGGCGACCACTTTACCAGTCCTATCTCATCGTCGCCCAGGATGATCCCGCGACTGCGCTCTCAGACCTGCGTGGCGGTGCTCACGCCTTCTCGGACCCCGATAGCAACTCCGGTTTCCTCGTCACTGCATCGGACCTCGTGCGGGATGGCCAAACCCCGGACAATTTCTTCTCACGCGTCATCTTCACCTACGGCCACCGCAACGTGGTCCGGTCGGTGGCAGGCGGCCTGACCCGATCCGGCAGCGTCGATGGCTACGTCTGGGAAGCGCTCAGTTCCGCTGAACCGGATCTAACGGCACGGACAAAGGTCGTTGTGCGCTCGGAGTGGTTGGGCTTTCCCCCGATGGTGGCCAAGGCAGATCGCATGGAAGAGCCATCGGTGATGGCCTGCAGGGCTGCGCTGCTTGGTCTTTCAGCCACAGCGCAGGGGAGGGAGGCCCTCAAACTCTTGAGCCTGGATGGGATCGAGCCGGGAGAGGACGCCCTTTTCGACGGGATCGCCGCCCGCATGGCTGTCTTGTCCGGGGGATGA
- a CDS encoding metalloregulator ArsR/SmtB family transcription factor encodes MATDETTTAALAKALAHPARIRILRLLQATPGCIGGDIVGAVGLAQSTVSEHLRILKSAGVITGEIDGPRVCYALNPASLAPLADLIMGLTPPPEGACCIPGMKEPA; translated from the coding sequence ATGGCAACGGACGAGACAACAACGGCCGCCTTGGCAAAGGCCCTCGCACATCCGGCGCGGATCCGGATCCTTCGATTGCTTCAGGCAACTCCGGGCTGCATTGGCGGCGATATCGTGGGCGCAGTCGGCCTTGCTCAGTCAACGGTGTCGGAACACCTACGTATCCTCAAGTCCGCTGGCGTTATCACAGGCGAGATCGACGGACCCCGGGTCTGCTATGCGCTGAACCCGGCGTCATTAGCCCCGCTTGCCGATTTGATCATGGGTCTCACCCCTCCGCCCGAAGGGGCCTGCTGCATTCCCGGAATGAAAGAACCTGCATGA
- the arsB gene encoding ACR3 family arsenite efflux transporter: MSLFERWLTLWVALCILVGLVLGNLMPGLFTALAGLEYASVNLVVAVLIWAMVYPMMIAIDFGSLKDVGRRPKGLIITLVINWLIKPFTMAALAVLFFNHVFAELIDPEKAPEYIAGLILLGAAPCTAMVFVWSQLTKGDPNYTLVQVSVNDLIMVVAFAPIVAFLLGVTDITVPWETLILSVVLYIVIPLFAGALTRRALMARGGDAAVSDFTARIKPGSVLGLLLTVVLLFGFQGQVIIAQPLLIALIAVPIIIQSYGIFALGYAWAFAWKLPHKVAAPCALIGTSNFFELAVAVAIGLFGLNSGAALATVVGVLVEVPVMLTLVAFANRTRNRFPS; encoded by the coding sequence ATGAGCCTGTTCGAACGCTGGCTGACCCTCTGGGTCGCCCTATGCATCCTCGTGGGGCTTGTGCTTGGCAACCTTATGCCCGGCCTGTTCACTGCGCTGGCGGGGCTGGAATATGCCTCGGTCAACCTGGTCGTGGCCGTGCTGATCTGGGCGATGGTCTATCCGATGATGATCGCCATCGACTTCGGTTCGCTGAAGGATGTGGGGCGGCGACCGAAGGGCCTCATAATCACGCTGGTCATCAACTGGCTGATCAAGCCTTTCACTATGGCGGCGCTTGCGGTGCTATTCTTCAACCACGTTTTCGCGGAGCTGATCGATCCAGAGAAAGCGCCCGAATACATCGCGGGGCTCATCCTGCTCGGCGCCGCACCCTGCACGGCGATGGTCTTCGTCTGGTCGCAGCTGACCAAGGGCGATCCGAACTACACGCTGGTGCAGGTCAGCGTGAACGACCTGATCATGGTCGTGGCCTTCGCGCCGATCGTGGCGTTTCTGCTTGGCGTTACCGATATCACCGTGCCTTGGGAGACGCTGATCCTGTCGGTCGTCCTCTACATCGTAATCCCCCTGTTCGCCGGAGCACTGACGCGGCGGGCATTGATGGCGCGCGGGGGTGACGCGGCGGTGTCGGACTTCACGGCGCGGATAAAGCCCGGGTCCGTCCTCGGCCTCTTGCTGACCGTGGTGCTGCTCTTCGGCTTCCAGGGCCAAGTGATCATCGCGCAGCCGCTGCTGATCGCGCTCATTGCCGTGCCCATCATCATCCAGTCGTATGGCATCTTCGCACTCGGCTATGCCTGGGCCTTTGCTTGGAAGCTGCCCCACAAGGTGGCAGCCCCCTGCGCCCTGATCGGCACGTCGAACTTCTTCGAACTGGCGGTGGCTGTGGCCATCGGCCTCTTTGGTCTGAACTCGGGCGCCGCGCTCGCCACGGTCGTGGGCGTGCTGGTCGAAGTGCCGGTGATGCTGACGCTGGTCGCCTTCGCTAACCGCACACGCAACAGGTTTCCTTCATGA
- the arsH gene encoding arsenical resistance protein ArsH, which yields MTDTPNIDDALFHGIDGNRLLFPPIAAHPPRILILYGSLRTRSFSRLAAEEAARILTRLGAEVRFFDPSGLPLVDDGVDATHPKVRELRDLTAWCEGMVWSSPERHGAMTGLMKTQIDWIPLSEGAVRPTQGKTLAVMQVSGGSQSFNAVNQMRVLGRWMRMLTIPNQSSIPKAFQEFDEAGRMRPSPLYDRIVDVMEELMKFTLLTRDRADYLVDRYSERKEGAEALMKRVNLSVAT from the coding sequence ATGACCGATACACCCAACATAGACGACGCACTGTTCCATGGCATCGACGGCAATCGGCTATTATTTCCTCCAATCGCTGCTCACCCTCCGCGGATCCTGATCTTATACGGCTCGCTGCGCACCCGCAGTTTTTCACGGCTGGCAGCCGAGGAGGCGGCCAGGATCCTGACCCGGCTTGGAGCCGAGGTGCGTTTCTTCGATCCCTCGGGCCTGCCGCTGGTCGATGACGGGGTCGATGCGACCCACCCGAAGGTGCGAGAGCTACGCGACCTCACAGCCTGGTGCGAGGGCATGGTTTGGTCGTCGCCCGAGCGTCACGGCGCGATGACCGGCCTGATGAAGACGCAGATCGACTGGATCCCGCTCTCCGAGGGGGCCGTGCGCCCAACCCAGGGCAAGACGTTGGCGGTGATGCAGGTCTCGGGCGGATCGCAGAGCTTCAACGCCGTAAACCAGATGCGCGTCCTCGGCCGCTGGATGCGAATGCTGACGATCCCGAACCAGTCCTCGATCCCGAAGGCATTTCAGGAATTCGACGAGGCTGGGCGCATGCGCCCCTCGCCGCTCTACGACCGGATCGTGGACGTCATGGAGGAATTGATGAAGTTCACCCTCCTGACGAGAGACCGGGCGGATTACCTCGTGGATCGCTATTCCGAGCGCAAGGAAGGCGCCGAGGCGCTGATGAAGCGCGTGAACCTGTCAGTTGCCACTTGA
- a CDS encoding OsmC family protein has translation MEYRVHARRIDAHGSLAVAKEAQVTLDTDLAGRRDAMNPVELLLAALAACMLKGIERVTPMLHFKINGAEIRLEAVRQDAPPKLTLIRYEIVVDSAETEQRLDLLHRNILKYGTISNTLSGAVPLEGTLRCASSGN, from the coding sequence ATGGAGTATCGCGTCCACGCCCGGCGCATCGATGCGCATGGCAGCCTCGCAGTGGCGAAGGAGGCGCAAGTCACGCTCGACACCGATCTGGCGGGGCGGCGCGATGCCATGAACCCAGTGGAACTGCTGCTGGCGGCTTTGGCGGCCTGCATGCTGAAAGGAATCGAGCGGGTGACGCCGATGCTGCACTTCAAGATCAATGGGGCCGAAATCAGGTTGGAGGCCGTGCGCCAGGATGCGCCACCGAAGCTGACCCTGATCCGCTACGAGATCGTCGTGGACAGTGCCGAGACCGAGCAGCGCCTAGACCTCTTGCACCGCAACATTTTGAAATACGGCACGATCTCGAACACGCTGTCGGGGGCCGTGCCGCTTGAAGGCACGCTGCGCTGCGCTTCAAGTGGCAACTGA
- a CDS encoding thioredoxin family protein → MIIKILGSGCKKCVTLGENAKAAASAVGKDAEIVKVTDFAEIAAYGVMSTPGLVVDEKVVSTGKVLSAEEIGRLL, encoded by the coding sequence ATGATCATCAAGATCCTCGGCTCGGGCTGCAAGAAATGCGTCACCTTGGGCGAAAACGCCAAAGCTGCGGCATCGGCTGTCGGCAAGGACGCGGAGATCGTCAAGGTCACCGACTTTGCCGAAATCGCCGCCTATGGGGTGATGTCGACGCCGGGACTGGTGGTGGACGAGAAAGTCGTCTCGACCGGCAAGGTGCTGAGCGCCGAAGAAATCGGGCGGCTCCTCTGA
- a CDS encoding permease, translating to MSVFGWLNDQLLRMTWLNDLVGAGVAAVGLDPASRIGGSVQFFVYDVIKIFILLSVLIFAISYFQSHFPPERTRAMLGGRSGLGANTLAALLGTLTPFCSCSSIPLFIGFTAAGLPLAVTFSFLISSPLVDLASVILLASIFSWPIALAYVAVGLVVAIVGGTIIGRLGMESQVAEFVRTVPVSGKAATMTRGERLAYARDQVVEIVHRVWPYVLIGVGIGAAIHNWVPADIISALLGQDKWWSVPVAVLVGIPMYADIFGTLPIAEALVGKGVGLGTVLAFMMAVTALSLPSLIMLKRVVKMPLLVTFTGVVTLGILSIGLIFNAISNWFI from the coding sequence ATGAGCGTGTTTGGCTGGCTGAACGACCAACTGCTGCGGATGACCTGGCTCAACGATCTGGTCGGCGCGGGCGTGGCGGCCGTCGGGCTGGACCCCGCCTCGCGCATTGGCGGGTCGGTGCAGTTCTTCGTCTATGACGTGATCAAGATCTTCATCCTGCTCTCGGTGCTGATCTTTGCCATCTCCTATTTCCAGAGCCATTTTCCGCCCGAGCGCACGCGCGCCATGCTGGGCGGACGGTCCGGACTGGGCGCCAACACGCTGGCGGCCCTTCTAGGCACGCTCACGCCGTTCTGTTCCTGTTCGTCGATCCCCTTGTTCATCGGTTTCACCGCCGCTGGCCTGCCGCTGGCGGTGACGTTCTCGTTCCTCATCTCCTCGCCTCTGGTCGATCTGGCCTCTGTCATCTTGCTGGCCTCGATCTTCAGCTGGCCGATTGCCCTTGCCTATGTGGCGGTCGGGCTGGTGGTGGCCATCGTGGGCGGGACGATCATCGGGCGCCTCGGGATGGAGAGTCAGGTGGCGGAATTCGTCCGCACCGTCCCAGTCTCGGGTAAGGCGGCGACCATGACACGGGGCGAGCGGCTGGCCTATGCACGCGACCAGGTGGTGGAGATCGTCCACCGCGTCTGGCCCTATGTGCTGATCGGTGTGGGCATCGGGGCTGCGATCCACAACTGGGTGCCCGCCGATATCATCTCGGCCCTGCTGGGGCAGGACAAGTGGTGGTCGGTGCCCGTGGCGGTGCTGGTGGGGATCCCGATGTATGCCGACATCTTCGGCACCCTGCCGATTGCCGAGGCGCTGGTCGGCAAGGGCGTGGGCCTCGGCACTGTGCTGGCTTTCATGATGGCGGTGACCGCCCTGTCCCTGCCGTCGCTCATCATGCTGAAGCGTGTGGTGAAGATGCCGCTCCTGGTCACCTTCACCGGCGTCGTGACCCTTGGCATCCTGTCCATAGGACTGATCTTCAACGCGATTTCCAACTGGTTCATCTGA
- a CDS encoding ArsR/SmtB family transcription factor gives MILAVLSALAEPTRLEAMRLLADGSEHCVCELMRKLGATQSRMSRHMQVLKQAGLVLDRRDAQWVRYRISPELSPSLARLVEAALERPIMVTERAA, from the coding sequence ATGATCCTAGCCGTTCTGTCCGCCTTAGCCGAACCGACCCGTCTTGAAGCCATGCGCTTGCTGGCGGATGGGTCGGAACACTGTGTCTGCGAGCTGATGCGAAAGCTGGGAGCCACCCAAAGCCGGATGTCGCGGCACATGCAGGTGCTGAAGCAGGCGGGGCTGGTGCTGGACCGTCGCGACGCGCAATGGGTGCGCTACCGGATCAGCCCGGAACTGTCGCCATCCCTCGCCCGTCTGGTCGAAGCTGCGCTCGAGCGGCCAATCATGGTCACGGAACGGGCAGCATGA
- a CDS encoding metalloregulator ArsR/SmtB family transcription factor, whose protein sequence is MEQNRAIHAFATLGHPGRMAVFRLLMRFAPQGVRPTEIAEALGLKQNTLSHHLADLAASGLVQVTRAGRSLYYAVDLDTTEGLIGYLALDVGRARPDLLAPLLSAPKDATQMDPNIPDTDFDVLFICSGNSARSIFAEALLRDLGKGKFQAFSAGTRPNSELNPFALEILKRNGHDIAGLRSKHISEFQQPGSIVMDFVFTVCDTAAAEECPPWPGQPITGHWGLPDPVKATGTDAEKALVFAQTYAALRRRIMTFVELPFESLSRMSLQSRVDSIGTDAHAKA, encoded by the coding sequence ATGGAACAGAATCGCGCCATCCACGCTTTCGCCACGCTCGGCCACCCCGGCCGGATGGCGGTCTTCCGCTTGCTGATGCGCTTTGCGCCGCAAGGCGTGCGGCCGACCGAGATCGCCGAGGCTTTGGGTCTGAAACAGAACACGCTGTCGCATCACCTCGCTGACCTTGCGGCGTCGGGTCTTGTCCAGGTCACACGGGCCGGTCGATCGCTCTACTACGCTGTCGATCTCGACACGACGGAAGGATTGATCGGCTACCTCGCCCTCGATGTGGGCCGTGCGCGGCCCGATCTCCTTGCCCCCTTGCTCTCCGCCCCAAAGGACGCCACCCAAATGGACCCGAATATCCCCGACACCGACTTCGACGTGCTTTTCATCTGCTCGGGCAATTCTGCCCGTTCGATCTTTGCTGAAGCGCTTCTGCGCGATCTGGGCAAGGGCAAGTTTCAGGCTTTCTCTGCTGGCACTCGGCCCAACAGCGAATTGAACCCCTTCGCTTTGGAAATCCTGAAGCGAAACGGACATGACATCGCCGGTCTGCGGTCCAAGCATATTTCGGAGTTCCAGCAGCCGGGCAGCATCGTGATGGATTTCGTCTTCACCGTCTGCGACACGGCAGCGGCCGAGGAATGCCCGCCCTGGCCCGGCCAGCCCATCACTGGCCATTGGGGTTTGCCCGACCCGGTGAAAGCAACAGGAACAGATGCAGAGAAGGCTCTGGTTTTCGCCCAGACCTACGCGGCGTTGCGCCGGCGGATCATGACTTTCGTCGAGCTGCCATTCGAGTCGCTGAGCCGGATGTCCCTCCAATCCCGTGTCGACTCTATCGGCACTGACGCACACGCAAAGGCCTGA
- a CDS encoding ArsJ-associated glyceraldehyde-3-phosphate dehydrogenase, translating to MTRIALNGLGRIGKLVLRDLIDTGAGGEIVLLNDPVGDADQHALLMEFDSVHGRWRTPVAAGDGALILNGQTIRLTHEKTIEALPLAELGVDLVIDCTGVFKTAAKVAPYYAAGAKKVVVSAPVKDGGALNLVYGVNHRLYDGTQTLVTAASCTTNCLAPVVKVIHESLGIRHGSITTIHDVTNTQTIVDRPAKDMRRARSALMNLIPTTTGSATAITLIYPELKGRLNGHAVRVPLLNASLTDCVFEVERATTAEEVNALFAAAADGPLKGILGFETRPLVSCDFTNDPRSSIVDGPSTMVINGTQVKIYAWYDNEWGYACRLADIARMVAGSL from the coding sequence ATGACCCGTATCGCTCTTAACGGCCTCGGCCGGATCGGAAAGCTTGTCCTGCGAGATTTGATCGATACCGGCGCGGGTGGCGAGATCGTTCTCCTGAACGATCCCGTCGGCGATGCTGACCAGCATGCGCTGCTGATGGAATTCGACAGCGTCCATGGCCGCTGGCGCACGCCGGTCGCGGCAGGCGATGGCGCACTGATCCTGAACGGCCAGACCATCCGTCTGACGCATGAGAAGACCATCGAAGCGCTGCCCTTGGCGGAACTGGGCGTAGATCTGGTGATCGACTGCACGGGCGTCTTCAAGACAGCCGCGAAAGTGGCGCCCTACTACGCCGCAGGGGCGAAGAAGGTGGTCGTTTCGGCCCCGGTCAAGGATGGGGGCGCGCTGAACCTCGTCTATGGGGTGAACCATCGCCTTTATGACGGCACGCAGACCCTTGTGACCGCCGCGTCTTGCACGACGAACTGCCTTGCACCGGTGGTCAAGGTTATCCACGAAAGTCTTGGGATCCGGCACGGGTCGATTACCACGATCCATGATGTGACCAACACCCAGACCATCGTGGATCGTCCGGCCAAGGACATGCGCCGCGCGCGGTCGGCGCTGATGAACCTCATCCCGACGACAACGGGCAGCGCCACAGCAATCACGCTGATCTATCCCGAACTCAAGGGCCGCCTGAACGGCCATGCCGTGCGCGTCCCGCTCTTGAATGCGTCCCTCACGGATTGCGTGTTCGAGGTCGAGCGGGCGACCACGGCCGAGGAGGTAAATGCCCTGTTCGCCGCCGCGGCTGACGGGCCGTTGAAGGGGATCCTTGGGTTCGAAACCCGTCCTTTGGTGTCCTGCGACTTCACCAACGATCCGCGCTCCTCCATCGTCGATGGGCCGTCCACCATGGTCATCAATGGCACCCAGGTGAAGATCTACGCCTGGTATGACAATGAATGGGGCTATGCCTGCCGGCTGGCAGATATCGCGCGGATGGTCGCAGGCTCGCTGTGA
- the arsJ gene encoding organoarsenical effux MFS transporter ArsJ codes for MLSDGALRMLVLLHFNSLGFTPIQLAWLFLLYEVAGIVTNLAAGWLAARFGLATTLYGGLALQIGALVALAQLDPSWGVAASVAFVMAVQGVSGVAKDLAKMSSKSAVKLLAPKEDGGLFRWVALLTGSKNAVKGLGFFLGAALLALAGFQAAVWGMAAVLTAILIAVVLFLPAGLPGRMKSEEAWGGWRSKDPRVNRLSLARMFLFGARDVWFVVGIPVYFQAVLSDGTAEGRREAFFLIGSFLALWIIAYGAVQAFAPRLLGAKGQPEAETTRKAILWARVLVPIPFLLAGAAWAAGEPAEWLTATLIAGLLVFGFVFAVNSSVHSYLILAFGSAERITRDVGFYYMANAAGRLIGTLLSGLSYQFGGLPLCLATAGLMAFASWLAARRLRSV; via the coding sequence ATGCTGTCGGACGGCGCGCTGCGGATGCTCGTGCTGTTGCACTTCAACAGCCTCGGCTTCACGCCCATCCAGCTTGCGTGGCTGTTCCTGTTGTATGAGGTTGCCGGCATCGTCACCAATCTCGCCGCCGGATGGCTGGCCGCCCGTTTCGGGTTGGCCACGACGCTCTATGGCGGTCTCGCGCTACAGATCGGCGCGCTGGTGGCACTGGCGCAGCTTGATCCGTCCTGGGGAGTCGCCGCCTCGGTCGCCTTCGTGATGGCGGTGCAGGGGGTCTCGGGCGTGGCCAAGGACCTGGCCAAGATGTCCTCGAAATCCGCTGTCAAGCTTCTGGCCCCCAAGGAGGACGGCGGATTGTTCCGCTGGGTGGCGCTCCTTACAGGGTCGAAGAACGCGGTAAAGGGGCTGGGCTTCTTCCTCGGCGCGGCGCTGCTCGCGCTGGCGGGGTTTCAGGCGGCCGTCTGGGGCATGGCGGCCGTGCTGACAGCGATCCTGATCGCTGTCGTCCTATTCCTGCCCGCGGGCCTGCCGGGGCGCATGAAATCCGAAGAGGCCTGGGGTGGCTGGCGGTCAAAGGATCCGCGTGTGAACCGGCTTTCGCTGGCGCGGATGTTCCTGTTCGGCGCGCGCGACGTGTGGTTCGTGGTCGGCATCCCGGTCTATTTCCAAGCAGTCTTGTCGGACGGGACAGCCGAGGGGCGGCGTGAGGCGTTCTTCCTGATCGGCAGTTTCCTCGCGCTCTGGATCATCGCCTATGGCGCGGTGCAGGCCTTTGCGCCCCGGCTGCTCGGCGCCAAGGGCCAGCCCGAGGCAGAGACCACCCGCAAGGCCATTCTCTGGGCGAGGGTTCTGGTGCCGATCCCGTTCCTGCTGGCCGGAGCCGCATGGGCCGCGGGCGAGCCGGCGGAATGGTTGACGGCAACGCTCATCGCTGGCCTTCTGGTCTTCGGCTTTGTTTTCGCCGTCAATTCGTCGGTGCATTCTTACCTCATCTTGGCCTTTGGATCGGCAGAGCGGATCACGCGGGATGTGGGCTTCTACTACATGGCGAATGCGGCAGGTCGGCTGATCGGCACGCTTTTGTCCGGCCTAAGCTATCAATTCGGCGGGCTGCCACTTTGTCTCGCCACGGCAGGCCTCATGGCATTCGCCAGTTGGCTGGCCGCCCGTCGGCTCAGGTCCGTCTGA